A genome region from Penicillium psychrofluorescens genome assembly, chromosome: 3 includes the following:
- a CDS encoding uncharacterized protein (ID:PFLUO_005634-T1.cds;~source:funannotate), with translation MKTTAAIAVLAAAGAHAAPQPAGATATQARPSYTFSAMTSVRYATPNPRTSPVTTYMPSASMSAILPSKLVTTTWKKGVDASDWNNPYGQAEWNRRWAPFMPNISISTFSISTTVAPTPIPSASLILPPDSGFQYGTLESNMTFPSDFIFGVSDSAGQIEGALQDEGRTPSVLDYLNFAPGSESNYVADWNYYLYKQDIARIAAMGVPYYYLTISWSRILPFGAKGTPVNKEGIDHYNDVINTCLEYGVKPIVAMVHADEPYEFVMGGGDVPDAYFSLNSGTANTTFVDSFVNYARILMGHYGDRVPIWITVNEPFYESGNLDGAYNMLEANAQIYHMYKDLGGKGMVSYKNADNFGVPLNPNNQSDVAAANRFQEYLLGIYSNPIFLGEDLPESVTSTLTNQSKKLTKEQLARYKGTADFYAIDPYSTTFVTQPPGGIDACANDPSNPLWPMCVVPTLIDDNNWEIGFYSASNVYYTPTYFRSFMNWMWDTYKPSGIMVSEFGYPAWDEAEAPLANQRQDLTRSLYYISYLTEVLNCIHKDGVNIIGALAWSALDDWEFSTYAQHFGLQAVNRTTMERTYKRSFFDFVGFFQAHGASA, from the coding sequence ATGAAGACAACCGCGGCCATAGCCGTCTTGGCTGCAGCTGGAGCTCATGCGGCTCCTCAGCCCGCAGGTGCAACGGCCACCCAAGCTCGCCCATCGTATACTTTCAGTGCGATGACCTCTGTGAGATATGCCACGCCAAATCCCCGGACATCCCCGGTGACGACTTACATGCCGTCTGCTTCTATGAGCGCCATTCTGCCCTCAAAGCTCGTGACAACCACCTGGAAGAAGGGAGTGGACGCCTCCGACTGGAATAACCCATATGGTCAAGCTGAGTGGAATCGGCGATGGGCACCATTTATGCccaacatctccatttcAACATTCAGCATCTCGACTACCGTGGCGCCGACACCAATCCCATCGGCATCTTTGATTCTGCCTCCAGACAGTGGGTTCCAATACGGCACACTTGAATCCAATATGACTTTCCCTTCCGACTTTATCTTTGGAGTCTCTGACTCGGCTGGTCAGATCGAGGGCGCTCTTCAAGATGAAGGCCGTACCCCGAGCGTCCTGGACTATCTCAATTTCGCACCGGGTTCGGAGTCCAATTACGTCGCCGACTGGAACTACTATCTCTATAAACAGGACATCGCCCGCATCGCAGCCATGGGCGTGCCCTATTATTATCTTACAATCTCCTGGTCACGGATTCTGCCCTTTGGAGCCAAAGGCACCCCGGTTAACAAGGAAGGTATCGATCACTACAACGACGTGATCAACACTTGTCTCGAGTACGGTGTCAAGCCGATCGTTGCTATGGTCCATGCTGATGAGCCATATGAATTTGTCATGGGTGGAGGTGACGTGCCGGACGCATACTTTTCTCTGAACTCTGGCACTGCCAACACCACATTCGTGGACTCGTTCGTGAACTACGCCCGGATTCTTATGGGCCATTACGGCGACCGCGTGCCTATCTGGATCACGGTCAACGAGCCCTTCTACGAATCCGGCAATCTCGATGGCGCGTACAACATGCTCGAGGCCAACGCACAGATCTACCATATGTACAAGGATCTGGGGGGCAAGGGCATGGTTTCATACAAGAATGCCGATAACTTTGGAGTGCCGCTGAACCCAAACAATCAGTCCGATGTCGCCGCTGCCAACCGTTTCCAAGAGTATCTACTTGGCATCTATTCGAACCCTATCTTCCTAGGCGAGGACCTCCCAGAGAGTGTCACATCTACGCTCACGAATCAGTCGAAGAAACTTACCAAGGAGCAATTGGCTAGGTACAAAGGCACGGCGGATTTCTACGCCATTGATCCATACTCTACCACTTTTGTCACGCAGCCACCTGGGGGAATCGACGCCTGCGCCAACGATCCCTCGAACCCGCTGTGGCCCATGTGCGTCGTGCCGACCTTGATAGACGACAATAACTGGGAAATCGGCTTCTACTCCGCATCTAACGTCTACTACACGCCAACCTACTTCCGCTCTTTCATGAATTGGATGTGGGACACCTACAAGCCCAGCGGCATCATGGTGTCCGAGTTTGGATACCCGGCATGggacgaggcggaggctCCGCTGGCCAACCAGAGACAAGATCTGACCCGCTCGCTCTACTACATTTCCTACCTGACAGAGGTTTTAAACTGTATTCACAAGGACGGCGTCAACATCATTGGTGCCCTGGCGTGGTCTGCTCTGGATGACTGGGAGTTCAGCACGTATGCGCAGCATTTTGGGCTTCAGGCTGTGAACCGCACCACAATGGAGCGGACGTACAAGAGATCGTTCTTCGACTTTGTTGGGTTCTTCCAAGCCCACGGGGCGTCTGCATAG
- a CDS encoding uncharacterized protein (ID:PFLUO_005635-T1.cds;~source:funannotate): MASALFFLDLKGKTLLARNYRGDIPMSAVEMFPTLLNDAEEESSAVPPCFSHEGINYLYIRHSNLYILALTKRNTNAAEILLFLHKLVEVFTEYFKVLEEESIRDNFVVIYELLDEMMDFGYPQTTESKILQEYITQESHKLEVQARPPIAVTNAVSWRSEGIRYRKNEVFLDVVESLNLLVSANGNVLRSEILGAVKMKCYLSGMPELRLGLNDKAMFETTGRATRAKSVEMEDVKFHQCVRLSRFENDRTISFIPPDGEFELMSYRLNTQVKPLIWVECVVESHSGSRIEYMLKAKAQFKRRSTANNVEILVPVPEDADSPRFRTNIGTVHYAPEKSAIIWKIKQFGGGKEFLMRAELGLPSVKGDDERGGGMTGGFGGSMGGAGQMGKSKRPINVKFEIPYFTTSGIQVRYLKITEPKLQYPSLPWVRYITQSGDIAVRMPDVQ, from the exons ATGGCGTccgctctcttcttcctcgacctcaaGGGCAAG ACCCTTCTGGCCCGCAACTATCGCGGGGACATTCCCATGTCCGCAGTCGAGATGTTCCCTACCCTCCTGAacgatgccgaagaagaaagctcTGCCGTGCCCCCCTGCTTCTCCCACGAAGGAATCAAC TACCTCTATATCCGCCACAGCAACCTCTACATCCTCGCATTGACGAAGCGAAACACAAATGCCGCCGAGatcctgctcttcctccacaAGCTGGTTGAGGTCTTTACGGAATACTtcaaggtgctggaggaggagagtaTCCGCGATAACTTTGTCGTCATCTACGAATtgctggatgagatgatggATTTCGGGTATCCGCAGACAACAGAGAGCAAGATTCTGCAAGA GTACATTACCCAAGAATCACACAAGCTGGAAGTCCAAGCCCGGCCACCCATCGCCGTCACAAACGCCGTCTCATGGCGTAGCGAAGGAATTCGCTACCGCAAGAACGAAGTCTTCTTGGACGTGGTCGAGTCTCTGAACCTCCTGGTGTCGGCAAACGGAAACGTCCTGCGGTCCGAGATCCTCGGCGCTGTCAAGATGAAGTGTTATCTGAGCGGAATGCCCGAGCTGCGACTCGGTCTGAACGACAAGGCCATGTTCGAAACGACGGGCCGTGCTACACGGGCCAAAtcggtggagatggaggatgtcAAGTTCCACCAGTGCGTGCGGCTGTCACGGTTTGAGAACGACCGAACGATCAGCTTTATCCCACCGGACGGTGAGTTTGAGCTTATGAGCTACCGCTTGAACACGCAGGTCAAGCCATTGATCTGGGTGGAGTGCGTGGTTGAGTCCCACTCGGGGTCCCGCATTGAGTACATGCTCAAG GCCAAGGCCCAATTCAAGCGCCGCAGCACAGCCAACAACGTCGAGATCCTCGTGCCCGTCCCCGAAGACGCAGATTCCCCCCGTTTCCGTACGAACATCGGCACGGTGCACTACGCTCCCGAGAAGTCGGCCATCATCTGGAAAATCAAGCAGTTTGGCGGCGGCAAGGAGTTCCTGATGCGGGCGGAGCTGGGTCTGCCGTCCGTCAAGGGCGACGACGAGCGCGGTGGCGGCATGACCGGTGGATTCGGAGGCAGCATGGGCGGTGCTGGGCAGATGGGCAAATCGAAGCGGCCTATCAACGTCAAGTTCGAGATCCCCTATTTCACCACGAGCGGTATCCAAGTGCGGTACTTGAAGATCACGGAGCCCAAG TTGCAATatccctccctcccctgGGTCCGCTACATCACACAATCGGGCGACATTGCTGTCCGCATGCCGGACGTGCAATAA
- a CDS encoding uncharacterized protein (ID:PFLUO_005636-T1.cds;~source:funannotate), translated as MASTVSARAARSACIAARTVRPVVPALSRPQSTSTDGVPTSESDKPRWSYTPPRAKAPFSLRTKPNRVHWPVNSNPALLDLFYIRMLGNGGDKMLSEELKWLTVTHKSFDQGRRGFNDRLAFLGKRIVQLQASLALVQNPEPTPTPTPERPLTDKFGRTIFSHPALDGLHNISLDKKSFLTDRKKLADVARSYDMEKVIRWNPKDPEGPNGLKTSGLDLVLAHTLYAVIGALSLEQGGQVASKVAKERILAPLGIKSVS; from the exons ATGGCTTCGACTGTGTCTGCTCGCGCGGCCAGGTCCGCCTGCATCGCCGCGCGCACTGTCCGGCCCGTCGTGCCCGCACTCTCTCGCCCCCAATCCACGTCCACCGACGGCGTGCCGACCAGTGAATCCGACAAGCCCCGATGGTCCTACACTCCGCCGCGCGCAAAGGCGCCTTTCTCCCTCCGAACGAAGCCCAACCGCGTGCACTGGCCCGTCAACTCCAACCCAGCCCTTCTCGACCTGTTCTATATCCGGATGCTGGGGAATGGTGGTGACAAGATGCTTTCTGAGGAGCTGAAGTGGCTCACCGTGACCCATAAGAGTTTCGATCAAGGACGCAGAGGGTTCAATGATCGACTGGCATTTCTAG GAAAACGGATCGTGCAATTGCAGGCCTCGCTGGCTCTCGTACAAAACCCCGAGCCGACCCCGACCCCGACCCCCGAGAGACCCTTGACCGACAAGTTCGGTCGCACGATATTCTCCCACCCGGCATTGGATGGACTGCACAATATCTCCCTCGACAAGAAGAGCTTCCTGACGGATCGGAAAAAGCTGGCAGACGTGGCGCGAAGCTACGATATGGAGAAGGTGATCCGCTGGAACCCGAAAGAT CCCGAAGGACCCAATGGCTTGAAGACGTCCGGCTTGGATTTGGTGCTGGCACACACCCTGTACGCCGTGATCGGGGCGCTCTCGTTGGAGCAGGGCGGACAAGTCGCCAgcaaggtggccaaggagCGGATTCTCGCTCCCCTAGGCATTAAATCTGTGTCTTAA
- a CDS encoding uncharacterized protein (ID:PFLUO_005637-T1.cds;~source:funannotate), whose product MFSQKVAQQSLRRLAVQQPYAMRWSMMGAASPAAVAIGKNVQTRQATSSTNTEDPTQILAKQRLNRPVSPHLSIYKPQITWIGSSLHRITGIALSGPLYLWATAYLASPLLGWHLESASIAAAFGALPVAAKILLKTVMALPFTYHCMNGVRHLIWDTGRALSNPSIIKTGWTVVGLAVSSALALALI is encoded by the exons ATGTTCTCCCAGAAGGTTGCCCAGCAGTCGCTGCGTCGGC TTGCCGTCCAGCAGCCGTACGCCATGCGGTGGTCCATGATGGGCGCCGCTTCGCCAGCCGCTGTCGCCATTGGCAAGAATGTCCAGACGAG ACAAGCCACCTCGTCCACCAATACCGAAGACCCGacccagatcctggccaAGCAGCGCCTGAACCGTCCCGTCTCCCCGCACCTGTCCATCTACAAGCCCCAGATCACTTGGATCGGCAGTTCGTTGCACCGCATCACGGGCATCGCCCTCTCCGGCCCCCTGTACCTGTGGGCGACTGCATACCTCGCTTCGCCCCTGCTCGGCTGGCACCTGGAGTCGGCCTCGATTGCCGCCGCCTTCGGTGCGCTCCCCGTTGCCGCCAAGATTCTTCTGAAGACGGTCATGGCTCTGCCTTTCACCTACCACTGCATGAACGGCGTGCGGCACTTGATCTGGGATACCGGCCGTGCCCTCAGCAACCCGAGCATCATCAAGACTGGCTGGACTGTCGTGGGCCTGGCTGTTTCCAGTGCCCTTGCGCTTGCTCTCATTTGA
- a CDS encoding uncharacterized protein (ID:PFLUO_005638-T1.cds;~source:funannotate), whose translation MPFNTALTRKLGIRVPVVQGGMQWVGYAELASAVSNAGGLGILTALTQPSPEDLRKEIQRCRTMTKYPFGVNLTLLPAMVPPDYGAYAQVIIDEGIKIVETAGNNPGPVIQQLKKANTIILHKCTTIRHAKSAVKLGVDFLSIDGFECAGHVGEHDITNFILLSRARQDLGVPFIASGGFADGQGLAAALALGAEGINMGTRFMSTMEAPIHHKVKEAIVNAQETDTALVLRRWKNTSRLFANKVTQDALKVERESTTGDFSEIGPYVSGKRGREVFINGDVDYGVWTAGQVIGLIHDIPTCAVLIDRIEKEALEAMNRTQSLYSPAPASKL comes from the exons ATGCCTTTCAACACGGCTTTGACGCGCAAACTCGGCATCCGGG TTCCCGTTGTGCAGGGAGGTATGCAATGGGTCGGATATGCCGAGCTGGCCTCGGCCGTTAGCAACGCCGGTGGTCTCGGTATA CTCACTGCTCTCACCCAACCATCCCCCGAAGACCTGCGCAAGGAGATCCAGAGATGCCGGACCATGACCAAGTACCCTTTCGGCGTCAACCTGACCCTCCTCCCGGCCATGGTGCCTCCAGACTACGGGGCGTACGCGCAAGTTATCATAGACGAGGGCATCAAGATCGTTGAGACAGCCGGCAACAACCCAGGGCCTgtcatccagcagctcaagaAAGCCAACACAATCATCCTGCACAAGTGCACAACCATCCGACACGCCAAGTCGGCCGTCAAGCTGGGCGTGGACTTCCTGTCGATTGATGGATTCGAGTGTGCCGGCCACGTCGGTGAGCACGACATCACCAACTTCATTCTGTTGAGCCGCGCCCGCCAGGACCTCGGCGTTCCCTTCATTGCCTCTGGCGGATTTGCCGATGGCCAGGGTCTCGCGGCTGCCTTGGCTCTCGGTGCCGAGGGCATAAATATGGGCACTCGCTTCATGAGCACGATGGAGGCTCCCATCCACCACAAGGTCAAGGAGGCTATCGTGAACGCCCAGGAGACCGATACCGCCTTGGTGCTCCGCCGGTGGAAGAACACCTCGCGGCTTTTCGCCAACAAAGTGACTCAAGACGCATTGAAGGTCGAGCGTGAGAGCACGACTGGCGATTTCAGCGAGATCGGCCCCTATGTCAGTGGCAAGCGAGGTCGCGAGGTCTTCATTAATGGTGACGTTGACTACGGT GTGTGGACGGCTGGTCAGGTCATTGGTCTGATCCATGACATCCCAACCTGCGCTGTGCTGATTGACCGTATTGAGAAGGAGGCCCTGGAGGCCATGAACCGGACTCAGTCTTTGTACAGCCCGGCTCCTGCTAGCAAGCTCTGA
- a CDS encoding uncharacterized protein (ID:PFLUO_005639-T1.cds;~source:funannotate), which yields MSTPLPHPAASHPDEGATRSPSAPGSQPETEEKRDPEHQADDAEEQSQPDTKEDDQESAPPLPDEAPPPLPDEAHPGQAEDDGWEPVWDGNAQAFYFYNRLTGLSQWENPRVPDAASATAPGTGEASGTQPSASSLSPPPRPKSPVLGGYNPAIHGDYDPNASYAQHYEEQAQPESSTSAQGDGTAAYAATGMFNRFTGRWQDASITTETHNDENKSRRQMNAFFDVDSAANSHDGRSLRAERSAKKLSKQELKMFKEKRREKKEEKRRAWLRD from the coding sequence ATGTCCACACCATTACCACACCCAGCTGCGTCTCACCCGGATGAGGGTGCCACACGCAGCCCGTCCGCGCCGGGATCACAGCCcgagacagaagagaaacGCGACCCAGAGCATCAAGCAGACGACGCGGAGGAACAATCACAACCAGACACcaaagaagatgatcagGAATCTGCACCACCTTTGCCAGACGAGGCCCCTCCACCCCTCCCCGACGAAGCGCACCCCGGCCAAGCCGAAGACGATGGATGGGAACCCGTTTGGGATGGCAATGCGCAAGCATTCTACTTCTATAACCGGCTCACGGGACTATCTCAGTGGGAGAATCCTCGCGTACCAGATGCAGCATCCGCAACAGCGCCCGGAACAGGGGAGGCTAGCGGCACACAACCGTCGGCGTCGTCATTGTCGCCACCCCCAAGACCGAAGTCCCCAGTGCTAGGAGGATACAACCCTGCGATTCACGGAGACTACGATCCAAATGCTTCATACGCTCAACATTATGAAGAGCAAGCACAGCCGGAGTCAAGCACCTCAGCGCAGGGCGACGGGACCGCGGCGTACGCAGCCACGGGCATGTTCAATCGGTTCACGGGCCGGTGGCAGGATGCCTCGATCACAACAGAAACCCACAACGACGAGAACAAGTCCCGGCGACAGATGAATGCTTTCTTTGACGTCGACAGCGCGGCGAATAGTCACGACGGCCGGAGTCTGCGTGCGGAGCGGAGCGCTAAGAAACTGAGCaagcaggagctgaagaTGTTCAAGGAGAAGCGgcgggaaaagaaggaagagaaacgTCGGGCATGGCTGCGGGATTGA
- a CDS encoding uncharacterized protein (ID:PFLUO_005640-T1.cds;~source:funannotate), protein MSGPSSTQKAAVPIPLSFEEIDDLIYDARAGDLEALTTDLASQAAQHSCAESLIVASAIDTEDESEGGTGSCVLHFPAANGNIDILNCLLQKLSTIEDTALRTAFVNHRNYSGNTPLHWAALNTHLACVKALVEAGADIAVKNDAGHDAVFLAERAAWDAAAENEGEGEAEQTQEIEMTIGEEEDQSQNQQPSENAGEMSAGRQVVEWLLGSEKGAAGLESSANAAEGAA, encoded by the exons ATGTCCGGCCCATCATCAACACAAAAAGCCGCAGTGCCAATTCCACTCTCATTTGAGGAAATTGACGACCTCATCTACGATGCCCGGGCAGGCGACCTCGAGGCCTTGACCACTGATCTAGCCAGTCAAGCTGCGCAGCACAGCTGCGCCGAGTCCCTGATCGTGGCATCTGCCATCGACACCGAGGACGAAAGTGAGGGCGGAACAGGCTCGTGCGTGTTACACTTTCCTGCTGCGAATGGGAATATCG ATATCCTCAATTGCCTTTTGCAAAAACTGTCCACTATTGAAGACACCGCTCTGCGCACTGCGTTTGTCAACCACCGCAATTACTCAGGCAACACGCCCCTGCACTGGGCAGCACTGAACACGCACTTGGCATGCGTAAAGGCGCTCGTCGAAGCCGGTGCTGATATTGCGGTCAAGAACGACGCTGGCCATGACGCCGTGTTCCTGGCGGAGCGGGCTGCGTGGGATGCCGCTGCCGAAAatgagggcgagggtgagGCTGAGCAGACGCAGGAAATTGAAATGACGATcggtgaagaggaagatcaGAGCCAGAATCAACAGCCTTCCGAGAATGCGGGCGAGATGTCGGCGGGTCGGCAGGTCGTCGAGTGGCTGTTGGGATCGGAGAAGGGGGCGGCAGGACTGGAGAGCAGTGCGAATGCTGCAGAGGGAGCTGCATAG
- a CDS encoding uncharacterized protein (ID:PFLUO_005641-T1.cds;~source:funannotate): MLEQLRSPFLDAPIGDGALVRLATGWIGVIWYTIVLAVCTLGYFQIWRRFLRRPRRSPLATSDAPHVTAIRPVKGLEPHLYDCLAATFRQDYPPDKLTVCLCVSSSDDPAYPTLCKLVADFPKVDARIYVEEDDPLLQVSSKYALGPNPKIRNMSRAYREAKGDIMWIIDCNVWVGRGVCGRMVDSLCGSASTKKYKFVHHLPVVVDVTGENNSQQERQALLDATRGIDTETVAAPMLSSRPEDGFAAMLATGGGRLEELFLSSAHAKMYTAINTVLIAPCIVGKSNMFRRSHLDYLTSPSPTDPHPRHPGIDFFSDNICEDHLIGDLLWKRQVREEKERGEHWGKHAMVFGDLAIQPVANMSIHAYIARRVRWLRVRKFTVLLATLVEPGTESFLCSIYGAWGVTNALAPYLEQKGVQFAPCLGTWTAFFAFFAFSMVSWVLVDWTLYIMLHSAKTVELDTHTPPFALPNSPSHSTHKTRRPFFQWLAAWLGRELLALPVWILAVYGGVTVVWRERQFKVGFDAKVREIEVDKAAPIEGSYSAGSVSNGVPVSTERSGWKKGKVRRD; encoded by the exons ATGCTAGAGCAGCTTCGTTCGCCCTTCCTCGACGCGCCCATCGGTGATGGCGCCCTCGTGCGCCTCGCAACGGGTTGGATCGGCGTGATCTGGTATACCATTGTGCTGGCGGTTTGTACCCTGGGCTATTTTCAGAT ATGGCGCCGTTTCCTGCGGCGGCCACGACGATCCCCTCTTGCGACCTCCGACGCCCCCCATGTCACAGCCATTCGCCCCGTCAAGGGCCTCGAGCCACACCTCTACGACTGCCTCGCTGCTACCTTCCGACAAGACTACCCACCCGACAAGTTGACAGTCTGCCTTTGCGTGTCGTCGAGTGATGACCCGGCCTATCCGACACTATGCAAATTGGTGGCCGATTTCCCCAAGGTGGACGCGCGAATCtatgttgaagaagacgacccATTGCTACAAGTCTCCAGCAAGTATGCTCTAGGACCCAACCCCAAGATCCGCAACATGAGTCGGGCATACCGTGAAGCCAAGGGCGACATCATGTGGATTATCGACTGCAATGTCTGGGTTGGGAGAGGTGTCTGTGGCCGCATGGTAGACAGCTTGTGCGGATCGGCGAGCACCAAGAAATACAAATTCGTGCACCATCTCCCCGTAGTCGTCGACGTGACCGGGGAGAACAACTCGCAGCAAGAACGGCAGGCACTCCTGGATGCCACTCGCGGGATCGACACAGAGACTGTAGCTGCCCCAATGCTCTCCAGCCGTCCTGAAGACGGTTTCGCCGCGATGCTGGCAACGGGAGGCGGTCGGCTCGAGGAGCTGTTTCTGTCCTCTGCGCACGCGAAGATGTATACCGCCATCAACACGGTGCTCATTGCGCCATGCATTGTGGGCAAATCCAACATGTTCCGCCGCTCCCATCTCGACTACCTCACCAGTCCGTCGCCTACAGACCCCCACCCCCGCCACCCGGGTATTGACTTCTTCTCTGACAACATCTGCGAAGACCATCTGATCGGCGATCTCCTATGGAAAAGACAGGTGCgcgaggagaaagagcgcgGTGAGCACTGGGGCAAGCACGCCATGGTCTTCGGAGATCTGGCCATCCAACCTGTTGCCAACATGAGCATACATGCATACATTGCTCGTCGTGTGCGGTGGCTGCGTGTACGCAAGTTCACCGTCTTGCTAGCCACTCTCGTCGAGCCAGGCACCGAGTCATTCCTCTGTTCAATATACGGCGCATGGGGAGTCACAAATGCCCTGGCACCATATCTCGAACAAAAAGGCGTGCAGTTTGCCCCTTGTCTAGGCACCTGGACCGCCTTCTTTGCATTTTTCGCGTTCAGCATGGTCTCGTGGGTCCTTGTCGACTGGACCTTGTATATCATGCTGCATTCCGCCAAGACAGTCGAGTTGGACACACACACTCCACCTTTTGCACTGCCCAACTCCCCCAGTCATTCTACGCACAAAACTCGCCGTCCTTTCTTCCAGTGGCTTGCTGCATGGCTCGGCCGGGAGCTTCTAGCTCTGCCAGTCTGGATTCTGGCCGTCTACGGGGGCGTGACCGTCGTCTGGCGAGAACGGCAGTTCAAGGTTGGTTTTGATGCGAAAGTCCGAGAAATTGAAGTCGACAAAGCTGCTCCTATCGAAGGCTCTTACTCTGCCGGCTCGGTATCCAATGGTGTTCCTGTATCAACAGAGAGGTCAGGTTGGAAGAAAGGCAAAGTCCGTCGTGACTGA
- a CDS encoding uncharacterized protein (ID:PFLUO_005642-T1.cds;~source:funannotate), giving the protein MDHPSLQFESGSLSPLSPAVSATDFDVFADANDTLRSRLAEYEPTSDNDNVVQFLLTVFKFLPLQGQVNLARDVAVCHDDDMLRQLDNYIDSSLLRPLLAQGGRTPAITSSSLPGAEESVEDLLSLDLESATRQQTVLRRKCLERDEYRCVVTKACLPGHGTSPSDRHAPLEAVHIIPFALGSFPSDERRANAEVWSCIYRYFPNIQCLFHENQGDINRLDNVMMMVSFLHKEFGAFRFVLVETETPNRYRVKRFSRFSDFFDNLMPEYTVSPANHPLHPPPKKQFLAVHAAVGNILHTTGRGAQIEEILDQLGDDDSYGLATDGSTKIADLLSVTSLSLLSANPSPMSPSRSDKLSHYATAKAYHVTENEPPEYRC; this is encoded by the coding sequence ATGGACCATCCCTCCCTGCAGTTTGAGTCTGGCAGTCTGAGTCCTCTCAGTCCTGCCGTATCAGCCACCGACTTTGATGTTTTTGCGGATGCCAACGATACGCTGCGTTCCCGACTTGCTGAGTACGAGCCTACCTCCGACAACGACAATGTTGTTCAATTCCTTTTGACCGTCTTCAAGTTCCTTCCGCTGCAAGGCCAAGTCAACCTTGCCCGTGACGTTGCTGTGTGCCACGATGACGATATGCTGCGCCAACTCGACAACTATATCGATTCGAGTTTGCTCCGGCCGCTGCTTGCTCAAGGTGGGAGAACGCCAGCCATCACTTCGTCATCGCTCCCGGGAGCGGAGGAATCAGTGGAGGATCTACTCAGCCTAGACCTCGAATCCGCCACTAGACAGCAAACAGTACTACGGCGGAAATGCCTCGAGCGCGATGAATATCGCTGTGTTGTTACCAAAGCATGCCTTCCAGGTCATGGTACCTCGCCTAGCGATCGGCATGCTCCCTTGGAGGCTGTCCACATCATCCCGTTTGCTCTAGGTTCCTTTCCGTCTGATGAGCGACGTGCGAACGCAGAGGTCTGGAGCTGCATCTATCGGTATTTTCCAAATATCCAGTGCCTTTTCCACGAGAATCAGGGGGATATCAACCGCCTCGATAACGTTATGATGATGGTGTCATTTTTGCATAAGGAATTCGGAGCATTTCGATTTGTGCTCGTGGAAACCGAAACGCCTAATCGCTACCGTGTGAAACGATTCTCTCGATTCTCTGACTTTTTCGACAACTTAATGCCTGAGTACACCGTTTCACCCGCCAATCACCCTCTTCACCCGCCTCCCAAAAAACAGTTCCTGGCCGTCCACGCGGCCGTCGGTAATATCTTGCACACGACCGGCCGCGGCGcgcagatcgaggagatttTGGACCAGCTAGGCGACGACGACAGCTATGGCCTTGCGACGGATGGCAGTACCAAGATTGCGGACCTGCTCTCGGTGACTAGCCTCTCACTACTTTCAGCGAATCCCAGCCCTATGTCACCGTCTCGAAGTGACAAACTTTCTCACTATGCGACAGCCAAGGCCTATCATGTTACGGAGAACGAGCCACCTGAGTATCGCTGCTGA